One window of Vespula pensylvanica isolate Volc-1 chromosome 15, ASM1446617v1, whole genome shotgun sequence genomic DNA carries:
- the LOC122634453 gene encoding uncharacterized protein LOC122634453 isoform X6: MDAQGGMSRNVGPGLYEFLMEAELQQYYPGIRGDLKVQTTAQLKYVTEEDLNAIGMSKPEMRRLKKYFQKHFPQNYLSKFKKMLLPKREEQTPSALGMLPEERQDRPPVRVPNKHMIPADAIIVNKELGTGEFGVVQQGVWTNDGERIQVAIKCLSRERMQNNPIEFLKEAAIMHSIDHEHIVRLYGVVLDTNSLMLVTELAPLRSLLECLKEPSLRASFPVLSLCDFAVQIADGMQYLEAKRLIHRDLAARNILVFSKNKVKISDFGLSRALGVGKDYYQTNFNVNLKLPIAWCAPECISYLKFTSASDVWAYGVTLWEMFSYGFQPWAALTGHQILEAIDEPNFQRLEQPECCPKDYFSLMQQCWQHEPSKRPKFSELINLLPDLKPEQVQAVQDSTEAGQLVYRQGDIITVLDKGSSNTMWKGVLNNGKTGIFNPAHTIAYLGSNLPSNKPGEFTRGDGKNAFSSQRRKIRTDMISSPQGDLKHTGHVGLDGAYFGDISFLGGKYPHLPRQVVTPYKPQEDVTDNSSQILNQDVRSLEIDRETLRDSRALQQEQQSKHDSLWSDVNSEMCQLGSVSNPSKQAAVVSSNPIGNIESLGADHEYHEISDEENQDSPLRFDKTLNFDFGPSLLAEMDQMFRSLGSSAPPPPPGHPLPTEHESSNARNELREIQAKQCSKKKQATWLCSSLQSLSSTVSSIESLGAPSTLKLPLWDKASAEFCFAKSRELLTKPSAWTSYMDIEFDAHILDNAATKQNLVKSSEFLEHGNRKSGYNCENAIDINPNHNLKQHNGTVSFKMDNPNLDFPRESKRISTSYVDRYFEQPKYFDEDSSGLSCSVDKALRFVEEKSDKFDKMNNLEHSVRSSYASNIQEQTSLMGNRAAQQQLYQNKVDNCEQTLQDKTSSTNFEVAREETPNYDLLKEKTANLDTSRGKPVKFESQREKMSNIDVGTRPKLSSSFSDSSKINITEFTKKIDIAKARASKVAFVPRSNHPGQETKSIVYGSSDSIKTNVQTGTSDNSTTRGNVEAVRINIQSFRKIEQNQNGFDAFPFVISNNPLFIAESDKKESPIYSSSESLRVNFQRLRRKSDAEANSQVELSSKILAEKYQREVSGLESVKSYLDSKKGQGLSLGLGKLTQNMMQLGKNIGQNSMSNKAMLPNMRKLDLPSQSTQVTFRNLNVPLQKPKHLDLNIPLQSQQQSSAVKLNITQKANPPASPSIHQHILEPPKLYQNETARKELPKSEQVLVDKPTCNTTNVYRHRTSSLSENRKPPLKNVRRSFHPRNDSSEDSDSVSHSETDIRSRLRYKRRSKKVPHSLRLNFKNKGQFLHPDSARGFSSVELCGKSPPPSTSFLNSLSPPFSSRNNLLSWPESAPSSSLTFTSNSDLDSDTSSEYPEFTNDILTFPPSPAP, encoded by the exons ATGG ATGCGCAAGGAGGAATGTCGCGCAACGTCGGTCCTGGACTTTATGAATTTCTTATGGAGGCAGAATTGCAACAGTATTATCCAGGTATTCGGG GGGACCTAAAAGTTCAAACAACGGCGCAGTTAAAATATGTGACCGAAGAAGATTTAAATGCCATAGGAATGAGTAAACCTGAAATGAGACgcttaaagaaatattttcaaaagcaCTTCCCTCAAAATTATCTGTCAAAGTTTAAGAAGATGTTACTACCAAAGCGCGAAGAACAAACACCCAGTGCTCTTGGTATGTTACCGGAGGAAAGACAGGATAGGCCTCCGGTACGCGTTCCTAACAAGCACATGATTCCTGCCGATGCGATAATAGTGAACAAGGAGTTAGGGACAGGAGAATTTGGAGTTGTACAACAAGGCGTATGGACCAACGACGGCGAAAGGATACAAGTTGCAATAAAGTGTTTATCGCGAGAGAGAATGCAGAATAATCccatagaatttttaaaagaagctGCCATTATGCACTCCATCGATCACGAACACATAGTAAGATTATACGGAGTTGTTTTGGATACAAATTCATTGATGCTGGTAACGGAATTAGCGCCATTGCGTTCTCTACTAGAGTGTTTGAAGGAGCCGAGTTTACGGGCCAGTTTTCCCGTTTTGTCGCTATGCGATTTCGCCGTTCAAATAGCCGATGGAATGCAATACTTGGAAGCAAAGAGACTGATACATCGAGATTTAGCCGCAAGGAATATCCTTGTCTTTTCTAAGAACAAAGTTAAGATATCAGATTTTGGATTGTCCCGTGCGCTCGGCGTCGGTAAAGATTACTATCAGACGAACTtcaatgtaaatttaaaattaccGATCGCGTGGTGCGCTCCGGAATGCATATCTTACTTGAAGTTTACATCCGCCAGCGATGTATGGGCGTACGGCGTGACCCTTTGGGAAATGTTCAGTTATGGATTTCAACCGTGGGCCGCGCTGACGGGTCATCAAATTCTAGAAGCCATCGACGAACCAAATTTTCAAAGACTCGAACAACCAGAATGTTGCccgaaagattatttttcattgatgcAACAATGCTGGCAGCACGAGCCGTCCAAACGGCCGAAATTCTCCGAATTAATCAATTTGTTGCCGGACTTGAAGCCGGAGCAAGTCCAAGCTGTGCAGGACAGCACGGAAGCGGGACAATTGGTCTATAGACAAGGCGATATAATAACCGTGTTGGACAAAGGTAGTAGCAATACCATGTGGAAGGGCGTCTTAAACAATGGGAAAACGGGGATCTTTAATCCCGCTCACACGATAGCATATCTTGGGTCGAATTTACCGAGCAACAAGCCAGGAGAATTTACAAGAGGCGACGGGAAAAACGCCTTTTCCTCTCAACGCAGGAAAATTCGTACGGATATGATATCTTCTCCTCAGGGCGATTTGAAACACACCGGTCACGTTGGCCTGGACGGAGCATATTTCGGTGATATCAGTTTTCTCGGTGGCAAGTACCCACATTTACCGCGTCAAGTGGTAACCCCCTATAAGCCGCAGGAAGATGTAACGGATAATTCTAGTCAAATTTTAAATCAGGATGTAAGAAGtttagagatagacagagaaactTTGAGGGATAGCAGGGCTTTGCAACAAGAACAGCAAAGTAAACATG ACAGTTTATGGTCCGACGTTAATTCCGAGATGTGCCAATTGGGAAGCGTTTCTAACCCGAGCAAACAAGCTGCCGTCGTGTCGTCAAATCCGATCGGTAATATCGAAAGTCTCGGTGCCGACCACGAATATCACGAGATCAGCGACGAGGAGAATCAAGACAGTCCGTTGAGATTCGACAAAACGCTAAACTTTGACTTTGGCCCGAGCCTTTTGGCTGAGATGGATCAAATGTTTAGGTCTCTGG GTTCTTCCGCTCCTCCACCGCCACCCGGGCACCCTTTACCTACCGAACACGAGTCGAGCAACGCAAGAAACGAACTTCGGGAGATACAGGCAAAGCAATGCAGCAAGAAGAAACAAGCGACC TGGCTATGTTCGAGTTTACAATCGCTATCCTCCACGGTATCTAGCATAGAATCTCTTGGCGCCCCATCGACCTTAAAATTGCCTTTGTGGGATAAAGCCTCGGCAGAGTTTTGCTTTGCAAAGTCCCGCGAACTTTTAACGAAACCAAGTGCCTGGACTTCCTATATGGATATAGAATTCGACGCGCATATATTGGACAATGCAGCCACCAAACAGAATCTCGTGAAATCGAGCGAGTTCCTCGAGCATGGAAATAGGAAAAGTGGCTACAATTGCGAAAATGCGATCGACATAAATCCAAATCATAATCTTAAGCAACACAACGGAACGGTGTCCTTCAAAATGGATAATCCTAATCTTGATTTTCCAAGGGAATCCAAACGGATATCGACCAGTTACGTCGATCGCTACTTCGAGCAACCTAAATATTTTGACGAGGACAGCAGCGGTTTGAGCTGTTCCGTCGATAAAGCTTTGCGCTTCGTCGAGGAGAAATCCgacaaatttgataaaatgaataatttggAGCACTCCGTTAGATCCTCGTACGCGAGCAATATCCAAGAGCAAACCTCGTTGATGGGCAACAGGGCCGCTCAGCAACAGCTCTATCAAAACAAAGTCGATAATTGCGAGCAAACGTTGCAAGACAAGACGAGCTCGACGAATTTCGAGGTGGCCCGCGAAGAGACGCCTAATTACGACTTGTTGAAGGAGAAAACGGCGAATCTCGATACCTCCCGCGGCAAACCAGTTAAATTCGAGTCccagagagagaagatgagtAACATCGACGTCGGAACGAGACCAAAACTGTCGAGCTCCTTCAGTGATTCttcaaagataaatataacgGAATTCACGAAGAAGATCGACATAGCGAAAGCGAGAGCGTCGAAGGTCGCTTTCGTGCCCAGATCGAATCATCCCGGTCAAGAAACGAAGAGCATCGTTTACGGTTCGTCCGATAGCATAAAAACCAATGTACAAACTGGCACGTCCGATAATAGTACGACGAGAGGAAACGTGGAGGCggtaagaataaatattcaaagcTTCCGTAAGATCGAACAGAATCAAAACGGTTTCGATGCCTTCCCTTTCGTAATATCGAACAATCCGTTGTTCATTGCCGAGTCGGATAAAAAGGAATCGCCGATATACAGCAGTTCGGAAAGTTTGCGAGTCAATTTTCAGCGGCTCAGGCGAAAGTCCGACGCCGAGGCCAACAGTCAAGTCGAACTGAGTAGCAAGATACTCGCGGAAAAGTATCAACGGGAGGTATCGGGCCTGGAGAGCGTTAAAAGTTACTTGGACTCGAAGAAGGGTCAAGGATTGAGCCTGGGACTGGGAAAGTTGACGCAAAATATGATGCAGCTCGGGAAGAACATCGGTCAGAACTCTATGTCGAATAAAGCGATGTTACCGAATATGAGAAAGTTGGACTTGCCGAGCCAGTCGACTCAAGTGACTTTTCGTAACTTGAACGTTCCGCTTCAGAAACCGAAGCATCTCGACTTGAACATACCCTTGCAGAGTCAGCAACAATCGAGCGCCGTTAAGTTGAATATAACGCAAAAGGCAAATCCGCCTGCGAGCCCTAGCATACATCAGCATATATTGGAACCACCGAAATTGTATCAAAACGAGACTGCTAGAAAGGAGCTACCGAAGTCCGAGCAGGTGCTGGTAGATAAACCGACGTGCAACACGACGAACGTCTATCGGCACAGGACGTCGTCTCTGTCGGAGAATCGAAAGCCGCCGTTAAAGAACGTACGCAGGTCGTTCCATCCGAGGAACGATTCCAGCGAGGATTCGGACTCGGTTTCTCATTCGGAGACGGACATAAGGAGTCGATTGCGTTACAAACGCCGTAGCAAAAAGGTCCCTCACAGTTTGAGGCTGAACTTTAAGAACAAGGGACAATTTCTCCATCCGGATTCGGCCAGAGGATTTTCCTCGGTGGAACTCTGTGGGAAGTCACCGCCACCCTCTACGAGCTTCCTAAATTCCCTCTCCCCGCCTTTCTCTTCTAGGAATAACTTGCTCTCCTGGCCCGAAAGCGCCCCGAGCTCCAGTTTGACCTTCACGAGTAATTCCGATCTGGACTCGGACACGAGTTCGGAGTATCCGGAATTTACCAACGACATATTGacctttcctccctctccaGCTCCTTAA
- the LOC122634453 gene encoding uncharacterized protein LOC122634453 isoform X2 — protein sequence MDAQGGMSRNVGPGLYEFLMEAELQQYYPGIRGDLKVQTTAQLKYVTEEDLNAIGMSKPEMRRLKKYFQKHFPQNYLSKFKKMLLPKREEQTPSALGMLPEERQDRPPVRVPNKHMIPADAIIVNKELGTGEFGVVQQGVWTNDGERIQVAIKCLSRERMQNNPIEFLKEAAIMHSIDHEHIVRLYGVVLDTNSLMLVTELAPLRSLLECLKEPSLRASFPVLSLCDFAVQIADGMQYLEAKRLIHRDLAARNILVFSKNKVKISDFGLSRALGVGKDYYQTNFNVNLKLPIAWCAPECISYLKFTSASDVWAYGVTLWEMFSYGFQPWAALTGHQILEAIDEPNFQRLEQPECCPKDYFSLMQQCWQHEPSKRPKFSELINLLPDLKPEQVQAVQDSTEAGQLVYRQGDIITVLDKGSSNTMWKGVLNNGKTGIFNPAHTIAYLGSNLPSNKPGEFTRGDGKNAFSSQRRKIRTDMISSPQGDLKHTGHVGLDGAYFGDISFLGGKYPHLPRQVVTPYKPQEDVTDNSSQILNQDVRSLEIDRETLRDSRALQQEQQNSLWSDVNSEMCQLGSVSNPSKQAAVVSSNPIGNIESLGADHEYHEISDEENQDSPLRFDKTLNFDFGPSLLAEMDQMFRSLGSSAPPPPPGHPLPTEHESSNARNELREIQAKQCSKKKQATVSPINVKPISAADQKTLYSAIAMAQELTARSMTDLEHPPESPRTPASPSRRRKFSFKLPHQHSPKPDRRHFSEEAARIPDMQWLCSSLQSLSSTVSSIESLGAPSTLKLPLWDKASAEFCFAKSRELLTKPSAWTSYMDIEFDAHILDNAATKQNLVKSSEFLEHGNRKSGYNCENAIDINPNHNLKQHNGTVSFKMDNPNLDFPRESKRISTSYVDRYFEQPKYFDEDSSGLSCSVDKALRFVEEKSDKFDKMNNLEHSVRSSYASNIQEQTSLMGNRAAQQQLYQNKVDNCEQTLQDKTSSTNFEVAREETPNYDLLKEKTANLDTSRGKPVKFESQREKMSNIDVGTRPKLSSSFSDSSKINITEFTKKIDIAKARASKVAFVPRSNHPGQETKSIVYGSSDSIKTNVQTGTSDNSTTRGNVEAVRINIQSFRKIEQNQNGFDAFPFVISNNPLFIAESDKKESPIYSSSESLRVNFQRLRRKSDAEANSQVELSSKILAEKYQREVSGLESVKSYLDSKKGQGLSLGLGKLTQNMMQLGKNIGQNSMSNKAMLPNMRKLDLPSQSTQVTFRNLNVPLQKPKHLDLNIPLQSQQQSSAVKLNITQKANPPASPSIHQHILEPPKLYQNETARKELPKSEQVLVDKPTCNTTNVYRHRTSSLSENRKPPLKNVRRSFHPRNDSSEDSDSVSHSETDIRSRLRYKRRSKKVPHSLRLNFKNKGQFLHPDSARGFSSVELCGKSPPPSTSFLNSLSPPFSSRNNLLSWPESAPSSSLTFTSNSDLDSDTSSEYPEFTNDILTFPPSPAP from the exons ATGG ATGCGCAAGGAGGAATGTCGCGCAACGTCGGTCCTGGACTTTATGAATTTCTTATGGAGGCAGAATTGCAACAGTATTATCCAGGTATTCGGG GGGACCTAAAAGTTCAAACAACGGCGCAGTTAAAATATGTGACCGAAGAAGATTTAAATGCCATAGGAATGAGTAAACCTGAAATGAGACgcttaaagaaatattttcaaaagcaCTTCCCTCAAAATTATCTGTCAAAGTTTAAGAAGATGTTACTACCAAAGCGCGAAGAACAAACACCCAGTGCTCTTGGTATGTTACCGGAGGAAAGACAGGATAGGCCTCCGGTACGCGTTCCTAACAAGCACATGATTCCTGCCGATGCGATAATAGTGAACAAGGAGTTAGGGACAGGAGAATTTGGAGTTGTACAACAAGGCGTATGGACCAACGACGGCGAAAGGATACAAGTTGCAATAAAGTGTTTATCGCGAGAGAGAATGCAGAATAATCccatagaatttttaaaagaagctGCCATTATGCACTCCATCGATCACGAACACATAGTAAGATTATACGGAGTTGTTTTGGATACAAATTCATTGATGCTGGTAACGGAATTAGCGCCATTGCGTTCTCTACTAGAGTGTTTGAAGGAGCCGAGTTTACGGGCCAGTTTTCCCGTTTTGTCGCTATGCGATTTCGCCGTTCAAATAGCCGATGGAATGCAATACTTGGAAGCAAAGAGACTGATACATCGAGATTTAGCCGCAAGGAATATCCTTGTCTTTTCTAAGAACAAAGTTAAGATATCAGATTTTGGATTGTCCCGTGCGCTCGGCGTCGGTAAAGATTACTATCAGACGAACTtcaatgtaaatttaaaattaccGATCGCGTGGTGCGCTCCGGAATGCATATCTTACTTGAAGTTTACATCCGCCAGCGATGTATGGGCGTACGGCGTGACCCTTTGGGAAATGTTCAGTTATGGATTTCAACCGTGGGCCGCGCTGACGGGTCATCAAATTCTAGAAGCCATCGACGAACCAAATTTTCAAAGACTCGAACAACCAGAATGTTGCccgaaagattatttttcattgatgcAACAATGCTGGCAGCACGAGCCGTCCAAACGGCCGAAATTCTCCGAATTAATCAATTTGTTGCCGGACTTGAAGCCGGAGCAAGTCCAAGCTGTGCAGGACAGCACGGAAGCGGGACAATTGGTCTATAGACAAGGCGATATAATAACCGTGTTGGACAAAGGTAGTAGCAATACCATGTGGAAGGGCGTCTTAAACAATGGGAAAACGGGGATCTTTAATCCCGCTCACACGATAGCATATCTTGGGTCGAATTTACCGAGCAACAAGCCAGGAGAATTTACAAGAGGCGACGGGAAAAACGCCTTTTCCTCTCAACGCAGGAAAATTCGTACGGATATGATATCTTCTCCTCAGGGCGATTTGAAACACACCGGTCACGTTGGCCTGGACGGAGCATATTTCGGTGATATCAGTTTTCTCGGTGGCAAGTACCCACATTTACCGCGTCAAGTGGTAACCCCCTATAAGCCGCAGGAAGATGTAACGGATAATTCTAGTCAAATTTTAAATCAGGATGTAAGAAGtttagagatagacagagaaactTTGAGGGATAGCAGGGCTTTGCAACAAGAACAGCAAA ACAGTTTATGGTCCGACGTTAATTCCGAGATGTGCCAATTGGGAAGCGTTTCTAACCCGAGCAAACAAGCTGCCGTCGTGTCGTCAAATCCGATCGGTAATATCGAAAGTCTCGGTGCCGACCACGAATATCACGAGATCAGCGACGAGGAGAATCAAGACAGTCCGTTGAGATTCGACAAAACGCTAAACTTTGACTTTGGCCCGAGCCTTTTGGCTGAGATGGATCAAATGTTTAGGTCTCTGG GTTCTTCCGCTCCTCCACCGCCACCCGGGCACCCTTTACCTACCGAACACGAGTCGAGCAACGCAAGAAACGAACTTCGGGAGATACAGGCAAAGCAATGCAGCAAGAAGAAACAAGCGACCGTGAGTCCCATAAAT gTGAAGCCTATCTCTGCAGCCGATCAGAAAACACTCTACTCGGCCATTGCTATGGCACAGGAATTGACAGCACGTTCCATGACAGATCTTGAACATCCACCGGAGTCTCCCCGAACACCCGCCAGTCCTTCAAGACGcagaaaattctcttttaagTTGCCACATCAACACAGTCCCAAACCAGACAGACGACACTTTTCAGAAGAAGCAGCCAGAATACCTGACATGCAG TGGCTATGTTCGAGTTTACAATCGCTATCCTCCACGGTATCTAGCATAGAATCTCTTGGCGCCCCATCGACCTTAAAATTGCCTTTGTGGGATAAAGCCTCGGCAGAGTTTTGCTTTGCAAAGTCCCGCGAACTTTTAACGAAACCAAGTGCCTGGACTTCCTATATGGATATAGAATTCGACGCGCATATATTGGACAATGCAGCCACCAAACAGAATCTCGTGAAATCGAGCGAGTTCCTCGAGCATGGAAATAGGAAAAGTGGCTACAATTGCGAAAATGCGATCGACATAAATCCAAATCATAATCTTAAGCAACACAACGGAACGGTGTCCTTCAAAATGGATAATCCTAATCTTGATTTTCCAAGGGAATCCAAACGGATATCGACCAGTTACGTCGATCGCTACTTCGAGCAACCTAAATATTTTGACGAGGACAGCAGCGGTTTGAGCTGTTCCGTCGATAAAGCTTTGCGCTTCGTCGAGGAGAAATCCgacaaatttgataaaatgaataatttggAGCACTCCGTTAGATCCTCGTACGCGAGCAATATCCAAGAGCAAACCTCGTTGATGGGCAACAGGGCCGCTCAGCAACAGCTCTATCAAAACAAAGTCGATAATTGCGAGCAAACGTTGCAAGACAAGACGAGCTCGACGAATTTCGAGGTGGCCCGCGAAGAGACGCCTAATTACGACTTGTTGAAGGAGAAAACGGCGAATCTCGATACCTCCCGCGGCAAACCAGTTAAATTCGAGTCccagagagagaagatgagtAACATCGACGTCGGAACGAGACCAAAACTGTCGAGCTCCTTCAGTGATTCttcaaagataaatataacgGAATTCACGAAGAAGATCGACATAGCGAAAGCGAGAGCGTCGAAGGTCGCTTTCGTGCCCAGATCGAATCATCCCGGTCAAGAAACGAAGAGCATCGTTTACGGTTCGTCCGATAGCATAAAAACCAATGTACAAACTGGCACGTCCGATAATAGTACGACGAGAGGAAACGTGGAGGCggtaagaataaatattcaaagcTTCCGTAAGATCGAACAGAATCAAAACGGTTTCGATGCCTTCCCTTTCGTAATATCGAACAATCCGTTGTTCATTGCCGAGTCGGATAAAAAGGAATCGCCGATATACAGCAGTTCGGAAAGTTTGCGAGTCAATTTTCAGCGGCTCAGGCGAAAGTCCGACGCCGAGGCCAACAGTCAAGTCGAACTGAGTAGCAAGATACTCGCGGAAAAGTATCAACGGGAGGTATCGGGCCTGGAGAGCGTTAAAAGTTACTTGGACTCGAAGAAGGGTCAAGGATTGAGCCTGGGACTGGGAAAGTTGACGCAAAATATGATGCAGCTCGGGAAGAACATCGGTCAGAACTCTATGTCGAATAAAGCGATGTTACCGAATATGAGAAAGTTGGACTTGCCGAGCCAGTCGACTCAAGTGACTTTTCGTAACTTGAACGTTCCGCTTCAGAAACCGAAGCATCTCGACTTGAACATACCCTTGCAGAGTCAGCAACAATCGAGCGCCGTTAAGTTGAATATAACGCAAAAGGCAAATCCGCCTGCGAGCCCTAGCATACATCAGCATATATTGGAACCACCGAAATTGTATCAAAACGAGACTGCTAGAAAGGAGCTACCGAAGTCCGAGCAGGTGCTGGTAGATAAACCGACGTGCAACACGACGAACGTCTATCGGCACAGGACGTCGTCTCTGTCGGAGAATCGAAAGCCGCCGTTAAAGAACGTACGCAGGTCGTTCCATCCGAGGAACGATTCCAGCGAGGATTCGGACTCGGTTTCTCATTCGGAGACGGACATAAGGAGTCGATTGCGTTACAAACGCCGTAGCAAAAAGGTCCCTCACAGTTTGAGGCTGAACTTTAAGAACAAGGGACAATTTCTCCATCCGGATTCGGCCAGAGGATTTTCCTCGGTGGAACTCTGTGGGAAGTCACCGCCACCCTCTACGAGCTTCCTAAATTCCCTCTCCCCGCCTTTCTCTTCTAGGAATAACTTGCTCTCCTGGCCCGAAAGCGCCCCGAGCTCCAGTTTGACCTTCACGAGTAATTCCGATCTGGACTCGGACACGAGTTCGGAGTATCCGGAATTTACCAACGACATATTGacctttcctccctctccaGCTCCTTAA